Below is a window of Deltaproteobacteria bacterium DNA.
TATGAGCAGCACCTGTGGTAAACGCCGTTAGTGACTGAACACCCGATCCTGCTGGTTTAGTAGTGCAGGTAGTATCGGCTCCAGTTAAATCAACGCTGCCATCTACATAGTAATTATACTTATAACCCGACTCGGGTGCCCAACCGCAAAGACCACATACAAAGGTGCTATCCTCAGCGTAATTTGCTTTAGCTGAAGTGAAGAACGCTTTGAGGTTTGCTTTGGCCTCTGATTGTTTGGCTCTATTTTGGAATTTGGTAAAATTAGGAATGGCAATGGCTGCCAGAATGCCAATGATTGCTACAACAATCATTAGCTCGATAAGAGTAAAGCCGCGAGCTAATTTACGTACCATGTGATGTCTCCTTTTACGCTCTGTTGCAAACAACCATCACCGTGAAGGTTGTTGTTGCTTGTGTCACTTTGAACCAACTTAGACTTAGGTTCAACTAAGCAACTACAATGCCAAAAAAAAACTTCACTTCAAGTACACAAATACAGCAAGATAGATAAAACAACGCTACGCGTGATGACAATTCTTGTCACCCGCTTAAGGTTTAACTGACAATCTACGACTATTATGATTTATTTCCCGAATTGGTTGTTATTAACGTATGTTAGTGTAGTCGGCGCCGTGGTTGGATCATTTTTAAATGTAGTCATTGCGCGTCTACCCGCAGGTGAATCTATTGTATCGCCACGATCACACTGCCCAAAATGCCGCAGTCAAATTGCTTGGTACGACAACATTCCCGTGCTTAGCTGGCTTATTTTGCGTGGTCGTTGTCGCTCATGCAAAGCTACGATATCACCGCGCTATCCCTTAATAGAATTATTAGCTTGCGCTTTAATGACTGCCTTATTTTTACGTTTGGGAGTTACCTGGCAATTTGCTTTTTGGGCGCCACTCTCCATGGTTTTTTTAGCCATTGTATTTCTCGATATTGATCATTATTGGATACCTGATCTCTTAAGTATTCCGGCAATGATTTGGGCATTGCTGGGTGCCTTTTTACCTGACCGTATTGGTATAATTGCTGCTCTTATTGGACTACTTCCCGCGCTTGCATTATTTCTTATCGCCAAAATTTTTAGTGCCATGATGCATCGTGAGGGAATGGGATTAGGTGATGTTAAGCTTTTGGCGGTAATCGGGTTGGCGCTTGGAGTTTTTCCAACCATCCTGGTAGTTTTATTTGCTTCGCTGCAAGGCACTATTATCGGCTTAATTATAATAGCTCTTGGTGGTCATAAGCCTAAAGAACCAGCAGCAGATGGTTGGACTCCTCATGCACGAGCAATACCATTTGGTCCTTTTTTGATTTTAGCCGCTTTAGAAATCTTGTTGTTACCTGAATATTTTTTACAATTGCCCATAAAACTGCTTAAGCTTTAATGGAGATGTATTTTGAGCAAATTACGTGTTCGTCTTCTTTTAGTTTTAGGAGCGGCCGTACTTGTTGGGCTTGTCATTATCAATGTAGCTTTTTTATTTTGGGGACAACGCCGTTACCAAATTGAATCAAGATTGGCCTTAAATGCCGCCTTATTTGAAATAATAAGTAGTCAAACGATTGCCGACAACCCAAGCGTAACCATCAATCAAATTGCTTCTCATTATAAAGTCACAATCTCTTTAGTAAATGTTAATGGTGAAGTACTCGCTACCAAAAAAATTAGCCTACCAAGTTTTAATGACCGTCAACTCGTTGAAGCAAATTCTGCTTGGCTACATAAAATTG
It encodes the following:
- a CDS encoding prepilin-type N-terminal cleavage/methylation domain-containing protein is translated as MVRKLARGFTLIELMIVVAIIGILAAIAIPNFTKFQNRAKQSEAKANLKAFFTSAKANYAEDSTFVCGLCGWAPESGYKYNYYVDGSVDLTGADTTCTTKPAGSGVQSLTAFTTGAAHNLSTCDTWTIDDANNLTNVANGT
- a CDS encoding prepilin peptidase — translated: MVGSFLNVVIARLPAGESIVSPRSHCPKCRSQIAWYDNIPVLSWLILRGRCRSCKATISPRYPLIELLACALMTALFLRLGVTWQFAFWAPLSMVFLAIVFLDIDHYWIPDLLSIPAMIWALLGAFLPDRIGIIAALIGLLPALALFLIAKIFSAMMHREGMGLGDVKLLAVIGLALGVFPTILVVLFASLQGTIIGLIIIALGGHKPKEPAADGWTPHARAIPFGPFLILAALEILLLPEYFLQLPIKLLKL